A region from the Pelobates fuscus isolate aPelFus1 chromosome 3, aPelFus1.pri, whole genome shotgun sequence genome encodes:
- the LOC134601676 gene encoding E3 SUMO-protein ligase KIAA1586-like gives MSKRKSSITDFFTKASNKKSHADSASCSTQSEPLLQAVVSAAETTPVSEPAVVDKVTDVAEDADVSDNILPECWDQNQWLEFKKKYPWLFVDNGLLGCKVCREVKHLGVSVSQSVSISKEWSTGTITPYGKTKKDMLTSLRKKIHIHKISEAHVKAGDIQAVSRKEILQSNIAEQQKHKFASTTKVFRTAYFCAKKNRPFTDFRDLISLQVANGADLGCILHSEYTAAQIIDCIASEMRKKLCKAIVEQTPKISVYIDESTTVSNHSVLIVYIRASVNGKDPVTFFLDLLDLPKADAQSIEATLLACLFKFGFSNDFLAENWIGACSDGASVMLGRKSGVLERLSQKYPKIVKWHCLCHRLELCISDTIDSIPGLHHVTSFFEKLYAVYHQSPKNLAELSECAKELEVQILKIGKVFSVRWVASSQRAIRAVWESYPALHSHFLKASLSSAHNSKQKSVFSGLNKVLTSVDYLLNLAGVADAVQEMGLLSEALQRDDITLPRAYQLINRSVRAIEKMKDMPGKHLKEAMESLEKGNFKGVTINPESTKGQVRINLPQFYQSLVDNLRSRLFALTASNRPAASSQSGEFETLVSEIDILNSQRWPINVDSPWFEGEVKLEQLCKRFRLSYASICEGFRDYIDNGGAEIPENLKPVVTAVNSLPVTSGDCERGFSTMNLVMSPIRSGLGIERLSSLLFISLIGPPVHLWDPLPYVTKWLTTHRSADDAKSRKVHNLAQQGQRYSSLWDIF, from the coding sequence ATGAGCAAACGAAAAAGCAGCATTACGGATTTCTTCACGAAGGCATCCAATAAAAAATCACATGCTGATTCTGCAAGTTGCTCCACTCAGTCTGAGCCTTTGCTTCAGGCGGTGGTGTCCGCTGCAGAAACTACACCAGTCAGTGAACCGGCTGTAGTGGACAAGGTTACTGATGTAGCTGAAGATGCCGATGTCAGTGATAACATTCTTCCAGAATGTTGGGACCAGAATCAGTggctagaatttaaaaaaaagtacccTTGGCTGTTTGTAGACAATGGTCTTTTAGGGTGCAAAGTGTGTCGCGAGGTTAAACACCTTGGAGTGTCTGTTTCACAGAGTGTATCCATTTCTAAAGAATGGAGCACTGGTACAATTACAccatatggcaaaacaaaaaaagatatgtTGACCTCACTACGTAAAAAAATCCACATACATAAGATTTCAGAAGCACATGTAAAGGCAGGAGATATCCAAGCAGTATCCAGAAAGGAGATTCTGCAATCCAATATTGCTGAACAGCAGAAGCATAAGTTTGCGTCCACTACTAAGGTATTTCGCACTGCTTACTTTTGTGCGAAAAAAAATCGCCCGTTCACAGACTTCAGAGATCTTATCAGCTTGCAGGTTGCAAATGGAGCTGACTTAGGATGTATTCTCCATAGTGAGTACACAGCAGCACAAATAATAGATTGCATTgctagtgaaatgagaaaaaagcTTTGCAAAGCAATTGTTGAGCAGACTCCAAAGATTTCTGTTTATATTGATGAGTCTACAACCGTTTCTAACCATTCAGTGTTAATAGTTTATATTCGTGCCTCTGTTAACGGAAAAGACCCAGTCACTTTCTTTCTCGATTTGCTTGATTTGCCTAAAGCAGATGCACAGTCTATTGAAGCCACTCTTCTGGCTTGTCTTTTTAAATTTGGGTTCAGTAATGACTTTCTTGCCGAGAACTGGATTGGGGCTTGCAGCGATGGTGCAAGTGTAATGCTTGGAAGAAAGTCAGGTGTTCTGGAACGACTCAGTCAAAAATATCCAAAGATTGTGAAATGGCACTGCTTGTGTCATAGGCTTGAATTGTGCATTTCAGATACAATTGATTCTATTCCTGGTCTTCATCATGTAACATCATTTTTTGAGAAGTTGTATGCTGTGTATCATCAGTCACCAAAAAATCTGGCAGAGCTCTCAGAATGTGCAAAAGAATTAGAAGTGCAAATTCTTAAAATTGGAAAAGTTTTTTCAGTTAGATGGGTTGCTTCAAGCCAGAGAGCTATACGAGCAGTTTGGGAGTCATACCCTGCCCTACACAGTCATTTCTTGAAAGCAAGCTTAAGCTCAGCTCATAACAGTAAGCAGAAATCTGTATTTAGTGGCCTTAACAAGGTCTTGACATCAGTAGATTATCTGTTAAACCTTGCAGGGGTTGCGGATGCTGTTCAGGAAATGGGACTGTTATCTGAAGCTCTGCAAAGAGATGACATCACACTTCCACGAGCCTATCAGCTGATTAATCGTTCAGTTCGTGCCATTGAAAAAATGAAAGACATGCCTGGCAAACATCTGAAAGAAGCCATGGAATCGCTGGAGAAAGGGAATTTCAAAGGTGTGACCATCAATCCAGAGAGTACGAAAGGCCAAGTGAGGATAAATCTCCCTCAATTTTATCAAAGTTTGGTGGATAATTTACGCTCCAGACTCTTTGCTTTAACTGCGAGCAACAGACCTGCAGCTTCATCACAGTCAGGTGAATTTGAAACTCTTGTCTCTGAAATTGACATCCTGAATTCACAACGCTGGCCAATCAATGTGGACAGTCCATGGTTTGAAGGTGAAGTGAAGCTGGAGCAACTGTGCAAAAGATTCCGTCTCAGCTATGCATCCATCTGTGAAGGTTTCAGAGACTACATTGATAATGGTGGTGCAGAGATTCCTGAGAATCTAAAACCAGTGGTGACAGCAGTTAACAGTCTTCCAGTGACATCCGGTGATTGTGAAAGGGGCTTCAGTACAATGAATTTGGTGATGTCACCCATAAGGAGTGGGCTTGGCATTGAACGCCTGTCTTCTCTTTTGTTTATTAGTCTCATTGGGCCTCCTGTGCATTTATGGGATCCTTTACCATACGTCACAAAATGGCTGACCACACATCGCAGCGCAGATGATGCTAAATCTCGAAAAGTTCATAATCTTGCACAGCAAGGGCAACGTTATTCCAGTTTGTGGGATATTTTCTAA